The following is a genomic window from Armatimonadota bacterium.
AGCGCTTGCGCAAGGGCATTGAGATGGGCGTCGCCAACAGCATCCTGATCAAGGTCAATCAGATCGGCACGTTGACGGAGACGCTCGCCGCGATCGAGACGGCGAAGCGCGCGTCGTACAGCGCCGTGGTGTCTCACCGGTCGGGGGAGACCGAGGACGCGACCATCGCGGACATCGCTGTCGCCACCAACGCGGGGCAGATCAAGACCGGCGCGCCGTGCCGCACCGACCGCGTGGCGAAGTACAACCAACTGCTGCGGATCGAGGAGGAGTTGGGGGCAGTCGCCGAATACGGCGGCGCCGGGCTGTTCTACAACCTGCGGCGGTAGAGGGCCGCGGCCGAGAGACTCGTGCGCCTGAGGCGGGCCGGCTGCGCCACCATCCGCAAGCCAGTACCGGAGCGGGACGCCCGCGCTGCGATGAACGAAAGGGACGACACGGCACATGGCCAAGCTGGCGTTGCTCGGCGGTGAGAAGACGGTCACGCTCCACCCCGGATCGTGGCCGCGGGTGGGCGAAGAGGAGATCGCGGCGGTCGTCGCGGCGTTGCGCAGATCCAACGAGGACAGCCGCTATCTCACTGCGGCGGGCGGCGGCGGGCCGATGGATGAGTTCGAGCGCGACTTCGCCGCGTTCATGGGTGTGGGGATGGCGATGACGACGAGCGGGGGCGGGCCCGCCTTGCATATCGCGGTTATGGCGGCGGGCGTCGAGGCCGGCGACGAAGTCATCGTGTCGGGGTACACGTGGGGGCAGACCGTCTCGTGCATTCTCCAGCAGAACGCGATTCCCGTTTTCGCCGACATTGAGGAGCGCACGTATAACCTGGATGCGGCGGCGGTCGAGTCGCGCATCACGGAGTCCACGCGCGCGATCGTAGTCGTGCACATCTACGGCCACCCCGCGGACATGGATGCCATCATGGCCGTGGCGGAGAAACACGGCCTGCCGGTGATCGAGGACTGCGCGCAGGCCATCGGCGCGGTCTATCACGGGCGGCGGGTCGGCGCGATCGGGCACCTCGGCTGCTACAGCATCGGCGACGGCAAGAACATGGTCGGCGGGGAAGGCGGCCTCCTAGTGACCGACGACGAGCGGCTATTCGAGCTGGCGAACCTGATGGGGCAGCACCCCGCTCGCCACGGCCCGCTCATCAAAGACGAGAGCCTGCGCCGATACATAGACAGCCTGATCTACACCTACCGCATCCATCCGCTGGCGGCGGTGATCGCCAACGTGCAACTGCGCTACCTCGACGAGTGGAACGCGCAGCGGCGGCGGAACGCGGAGTATCTCTCGCGCGGGCTGTCGGAGATCCCCGGCATCGAGCCGCCCTTTGTCGCTCCGGGCTGCGAGCACGTGTACCACATCTATTCCCCGACGTTCGTCGCGGACGAGGCGGCCGGCGTCAGCCGCCAGCAGTTCGTCGAGGCGGTTGCGGCCGAAGGCGTGCCGGTCGGCATGGGGTATGTGCGGACCCCGGTTTACCTTCGCCCGCGCCACCAGGAGCACGCGTACTTCTACGGCAAGGGATGCCCGTGGAG
Proteins encoded in this region:
- a CDS encoding DegT/DnrJ/EryC1/StrS family aminotransferase, giving the protein MAKLALLGGEKTVTLHPGSWPRVGEEEIAAVVAALRRSNEDSRYLTAAGGGGPMDEFERDFAAFMGVGMAMTTSGGGPALHIAVMAAGVEAGDEVIVSGYTWGQTVSCILQQNAIPVFADIEERTYNLDAAAVESRITESTRAIVVVHIYGHPADMDAIMAVAEKHGLPVIEDCAQAIGAVYHGRRVGAIGHLGCYSIGDGKNMVGGEGGLLVTDDERLFELANLMGQHPARHGPLIKDESLRRYIDSLIYTYRIHPLAAVIANVQLRYLDEWNAQRRRNAEYLSRGLSEIPGIEPPFVAPGCEHVYHIYSPTFVADEAAGVSRQQFVEAVAAEGVPVGMGYVRTPVYLRPRHQEHAYFYGKGCPWSCHLAKRAVEYHRGDCPVTERRCDEQELTIGGSVAWLGDQTPMMDQYLDAFRKVAENLDALREVEA